One genomic window of Pseudoxanthomonas sp. includes the following:
- a CDS encoding AraC family transcriptional regulator, which produces MDPMDANLSGLEMQALFDALPEVVFFIKDQEGRYTHCNLTLVRRLGRKQRGDVIGRTVLDVFPLPLGGSYLMQDRRVLCGEVIDNQLEVHLYPNRMPGWCLTFKRPLCRGEEVTGVVGISRDLGQPDNRHSAFERLSKVMDYMQSHFDEQIRVQSLANLAELSVAQLERHFRRVFQVTPQQLLTKLRIEAAMRLLHGEDSIANIGQQCGFADQSAFARQFRATVGMAPRDYRALKGQL; this is translated from the coding sequence GTGGACCCGATGGACGCCAACCTTTCCGGCCTTGAAATGCAGGCCCTGTTCGATGCGCTGCCCGAAGTGGTCTTCTTCATCAAGGACCAGGAAGGGCGCTACACGCACTGCAACCTGACCCTGGTGCGGCGCCTGGGACGCAAGCAGCGCGGCGACGTGATCGGCAGAACGGTGCTGGATGTCTTCCCCCTTCCACTGGGTGGCAGCTACCTCATGCAGGACCGGCGCGTGCTGTGTGGCGAGGTCATCGACAACCAGCTCGAAGTGCACCTGTATCCCAACCGCATGCCCGGCTGGTGCCTGACCTTCAAGCGCCCGCTGTGCCGTGGCGAAGAAGTGACCGGCGTGGTCGGCATCTCGCGCGACCTGGGCCAGCCGGACAACCGCCACTCGGCCTTCGAGCGCCTGAGCAAGGTCATGGACTACATGCAGAGCCACTTCGACGAGCAGATCCGGGTGCAGTCGCTGGCCAACCTGGCCGAACTGTCCGTGGCCCAGCTGGAACGCCATTTCCGGCGGGTGTTCCAGGTCACCCCGCAGCAGCTGCTGACCAAGCTGCGGATCGAGGCGGCCATGCGCCTGCTGCACGGCGAGGACAGCATCGCCAACATCGGCCAGCAGTGCGGATTTGCCGACCAGAGCGCGTTCGCGCGGCAGTTCCGCGCCACCGTGGGCATGGCCCCGCGCGACTACCGCGCCCTCAAGGGCCAGCTCTGA
- a CDS encoding proline racemase family protein, protein MHTIDVIDSHTGGEPTRVVIAGFPDLGQGSLAQRRERFGQAFDHWRSAIACEPRGSDTMVGALLLQALDPRACTGVIFFNNVGYLGMCGHGTIGVVRTLAELGRIGPGQHWIETPVGLVGIELAEDGRVSIDNVESYRHAKDVPVQVQGHGEVRGDIAWGGNWFFITGQAPCTIDLAHQRELTAYTEAIRQALEAAGITGAQGGEIDHIEVNGPAPDGSGQARNFVLCPGLAYDRSPCGTGTSAKVACLAADGKLAEGDSWIQQGVLGSAFEASYRIGEQGIRPRITGTAHLTARAQLLIDPADAFAWGIGAEPVAQE, encoded by the coding sequence ATGCACACGATAGACGTGATCGACTCCCACACCGGCGGCGAACCGACCCGCGTGGTCATCGCCGGATTCCCCGATCTGGGCCAGGGCAGCCTGGCCCAGCGCCGCGAGCGCTTCGGCCAGGCCTTCGACCACTGGCGCAGCGCGATCGCCTGCGAGCCGCGTGGCTCGGACACCATGGTCGGCGCACTGCTGCTGCAGGCGCTCGACCCGCGCGCCTGCACCGGGGTGATCTTCTTCAACAACGTCGGCTACCTGGGCATGTGCGGCCACGGCACGATTGGCGTGGTCCGCACGCTGGCCGAGCTGGGCCGGATCGGCCCGGGCCAGCACTGGATCGAGACGCCGGTCGGCCTGGTCGGGATCGAACTGGCCGAAGACGGCCGGGTCTCGATCGACAACGTCGAGAGCTATCGCCACGCGAAAGACGTGCCGGTGCAGGTGCAGGGTCATGGCGAAGTGCGCGGCGATATCGCCTGGGGCGGCAACTGGTTCTTCATCACCGGGCAGGCGCCGTGCACGATCGACCTGGCGCACCAGCGCGAGTTGACGGCCTACACCGAAGCGATCCGTCAGGCATTGGAAGCGGCCGGCATCACCGGCGCGCAGGGCGGCGAGATCGATCACATCGAAGTCAACGGTCCAGCCCCGGACGGCAGCGGCCAGGCGCGCAATTTCGTGCTGTGCCCAGGGCTTGCCTACGACCGCTCGCCCTGCGGCACCGGCACCAGCGCCAAGGTCGCCTGCCTGGCGGCCGACGGCAAGCTTGCCGAGGGTGATAGCTGGATCCAGCAGGGCGTGTTGGGCAGCGCCTTCGAGGCGAGCTACCGGATCGGCGAGCAGGGCATCCGCCCGCGCATCACCGGCACCGCGCACCTCACTGCGCGCGCGCAGCTGCTGATCGATCCGGCCGATGCGTTCGCCTGGGGCATCGGCGCGGAGCCCGTCGCGCAGGAATGA
- a CDS encoding 2Fe-2S iron-sulfur cluster-binding protein, whose protein sequence is MSGVLALTVDARPVSVPVGATVAVAVALAGGPFRQSRSGQPRAPVCGMGVCFECRVRIDGVAQLRACMTVARDGMEVRTDG, encoded by the coding sequence ATGAGCGGCGTGTTGGCATTGACCGTCGATGCGCGCCCGGTCTCGGTCCCCGTCGGTGCGACCGTCGCGGTTGCTGTCGCCCTGGCCGGCGGCCCGTTCCGTCAATCACGCAGTGGCCAGCCGCGCGCGCCGGTGTGCGGCATGGGCGTGTGCTTCGAATGCCGGGTGCGCATCGATGGCGTTGCCCAGCTACGTGCCTGCATGACCGTAGCGCGCGACGGCATGGAGGTCCGCACCGATGGCTGA
- a CDS encoding FAD-dependent oxidoreductase, which yields MAESSCHYDVLVVGAGPSGLAAAKAAASHGVRVGLVDAQPRGGGQVWRHDLAHGIPAAARRALTIVGDGQVDWLPQTQIVMAQADWLLADGPAGAQRLHYRHLVLATGARELLLPFPGWTLPGVTGAGGAQALAKQGWPLQGKRVLVAGSGPLLLASAATLRRHGASVLGIHEQAPLAALAGFALRLPRWPGKAAQALALQFQLAGIGYHRDSVVVAAHGGDQLREVEIEGPHGRRRIACDQLAVGYGLVPNTELAELLGCRLDTPGAHPQVAVDAQLRTSVGRVFAAGEALGIGGRDCALVEGAIAGHMAAGAPAAADALQPARRRARAFAALLGDTFALATRVRALAKDDTLVCRCEDVPLGALRGFADLRDAKLASRCGMGACQGRICGTALAELGLGGAARSSDGGRRPPLFPVRLAALTDSFTDDSQGIQP from the coding sequence ATGGCTGAGTCCAGTTGCCATTACGACGTGCTGGTGGTCGGCGCCGGTCCGTCCGGGCTGGCGGCCGCAAAGGCTGCGGCTTCGCACGGCGTACGCGTGGGCCTGGTCGATGCGCAGCCGCGCGGCGGTGGCCAGGTGTGGCGCCACGACCTGGCTCACGGCATCCCCGCTGCAGCGCGACGCGCATTGACCATCGTTGGTGACGGCCAGGTCGACTGGTTGCCGCAGACCCAGATCGTGATGGCCCAGGCGGATTGGCTGCTGGCCGATGGCCCGGCGGGCGCGCAGCGCCTGCATTACCGGCACCTGGTGCTGGCCACCGGCGCGCGCGAACTGCTGCTGCCGTTCCCCGGCTGGACCCTGCCCGGAGTGACCGGTGCCGGCGGCGCGCAGGCGCTGGCCAAACAGGGCTGGCCGCTGCAGGGCAAGCGCGTGCTGGTCGCCGGTAGCGGTCCGCTGCTGCTGGCCAGCGCCGCGACCCTGCGCCGCCACGGCGCCAGCGTGCTGGGCATCCACGAGCAAGCCCCGCTGGCGGCGCTGGCCGGCTTCGCGCTGCGCCTGCCGCGCTGGCCGGGCAAGGCTGCCCAGGCGCTGGCCCTGCAGTTTCAACTGGCCGGCATCGGCTACCACCGCGACAGCGTGGTGGTGGCCGCCCATGGCGGGGACCAGCTGCGCGAGGTCGAGATCGAAGGCCCGCATGGCCGGCGCCGCATCGCCTGTGATCAGCTCGCGGTCGGTTATGGCCTGGTCCCCAATACCGAACTGGCCGAGCTGCTCGGCTGCCGGCTCGACACACCCGGCGCGCATCCGCAGGTCGCGGTCGATGCGCAGCTGCGCACCAGCGTGGGCCGCGTGTTTGCCGCGGGCGAAGCGCTGGGCATCGGCGGGCGCGATTGCGCCCTGGTCGAAGGCGCCATCGCCGGCCACATGGCCGCCGGTGCGCCCGCCGCCGCCGACGCCCTGCAGCCGGCCCGCCGCCGCGCGCGTGCCTTCGCCGCGCTGCTGGGCGACACCTTCGCCCTGGCCACGCGCGTCCGCGCGCTGGCCAAGGACGACACCCTGGTCTGCCGCTGCGAGGACGTACCGCTGGGTGCGCTGCGCGGCTTTGCCGACCTGCGCGACGCCAAGTTGGCCTCGCGCTGCGGAATGGGCGCCTGCCAGGGCCGCATCTGCGGGACCGCACTGGCCGAACTGGGCCTGGGCGGCGCCGCACGTTCCTCCGATGGCGGCCGCCGGCCGCCGTTGTTCCCGGTCCGCCTCGCGGCGCTGACCGACTCCTTCACCGACGACTCGCAAGGGATACAGCCATGA
- a CDS encoding dihydrodipicolinate synthase family protein produces the protein MSNATFWKGVLPAITTPFNADGSVDHGFLGRHALEMVDAGCTAIVPLGSLGEAATLSFDEKVAIIQTLVKAVAGRVPVVPGIAALSTDEAVRLAQAAKTAGAGGLMVLPVYVYTSDWHEASAHARAVLGATDLPCILYNNPVAYRTDILPAQIAQLACEFPNLQAVKESSGEIRRFAAIKELLGDRLVLLVGMDDAIVEGLAMGAQGWIAGLVNAYPVESVKLFELARDGGYAAAAELYNWFLPLLRLDTVPKFVQLIKLVQAKVELGSETVRAPRLVVEGAEREAALKVIDHAIATKPAL, from the coding sequence ATGAGCAATGCCACCTTCTGGAAGGGCGTCCTGCCCGCCATCACCACCCCGTTCAACGCCGACGGCAGCGTCGACCATGGCTTCCTGGGCCGCCACGCGCTGGAGATGGTTGATGCCGGCTGCACCGCGATCGTGCCACTGGGCTCGCTGGGCGAGGCCGCCACGCTGAGCTTCGACGAGAAGGTCGCGATCATCCAGACCCTGGTCAAGGCCGTCGCCGGCCGCGTGCCAGTGGTACCGGGTATCGCCGCGCTGTCCACCGACGAGGCCGTCAGGCTGGCCCAGGCCGCCAAGACCGCCGGTGCCGGCGGCCTGATGGTGCTGCCGGTGTACGTCTACACCTCCGACTGGCACGAGGCCTCGGCCCACGCCCGCGCCGTGCTGGGCGCCACCGACCTGCCGTGCATCCTCTACAACAATCCGGTCGCCTACCGCACCGACATCCTGCCCGCGCAGATCGCGCAGCTGGCATGCGAATTCCCCAACCTGCAGGCGGTCAAGGAGTCCTCCGGCGAGATCCGTCGCTTCGCTGCGATCAAGGAACTGCTGGGCGACCGCCTGGTGCTGCTGGTCGGCATGGACGACGCGATCGTCGAAGGCCTGGCCATGGGCGCGCAGGGCTGGATCGCCGGCCTGGTCAACGCCTATCCGGTCGAGTCGGTCAAGCTGTTCGAACTGGCCCGCGACGGGGGCTATGCCGCGGCCGCCGAGCTGTACAACTGGTTCCTGCCGCTGCTGCGCCTGGACACGGTGCCCAAGTTCGTCCAGCTGATCAAACTGGTCCAGGCCAAGGTCGAACTGGGCAGCGAGACCGTGCGTGCGCCGCGCCTGGTGGTCGAAGGTGCCGAGCGCGAGGCGGCACTGAAGGTCATCGACCACGCCATCGCGACCAAGCCGGCGCTGTGA